From the genome of Bradyrhizobium sp. SZCCHNS1050, one region includes:
- a CDS encoding DUF2312 domain-containing protein: protein MSVATTEGRELLSSYIERIERIVEEIVALKDDQRVLFAEAKAKGFDTKAMRRIIKRRQKDQGEVTEQESIDGIYMHAIGMTSEHPLHAQVKRLTADGIGREQVIEALQLLIPVNGEIIASVGGHPMRLWRTADGKSFAEEYVPPLFQDFMNKRKAS from the coding sequence GAGCGTCGCCACCACCGAAGGCCGCGAGCTGCTCAGCTCCTATATCGAACGGATCGAGCGCATCGTCGAGGAGATCGTGGCGCTCAAGGATGATCAGAGGGTGCTGTTCGCCGAGGCGAAGGCAAAGGGCTTCGACACCAAGGCGATGCGCCGGATCATCAAGCGGCGGCAGAAGGACCAAGGCGAGGTTACCGAGCAGGAGTCGATCGACGGCATCTACATGCATGCGATCGGCATGACGTCGGAGCATCCGCTGCACGCCCAGGTCAAGCGCCTGACGGCTGACGGCATCGGACGCGAGCAGGTAATCGAGGCGCTGCAGCTGCTGATCCCGGTCAATGGCGAGATCATCGCCAGCGTCGGCGGCCACCCGATGCGGCTCTGGCGGACGGCGGACGGCAAGTCGTTTGCCGAGGAGTACGTGCCGCCGCTGTTTCAGGACTTCATGAACAAGCGGAAGGCGTCGTGA